The Lysobacter helvus nucleotide sequence GCAAAGCTCAGGCCGAAGGGGGAAGCGGTATGCACAAATTGTGGCGGACGATCAATTCGCCTTTCTATAGAAGGCCTGAGCTTGACTTCGGTTTCTCCGGGGCTGGATTTGAAGTTTTCTTTGCGTTCGAGCTAGAGGACTACGCTGATGAGAATCCTGTTAGTTGAGGACGACCCAGAGAAGGCGCGGCGCCTTGAGGATTTCCTTTTTAAGGAGCGCTTGGCGCAAGAGGTGATCGTTGCTAAGTCGTTCGATGCGGCACTCTCTCAACTGATGCAGATTTCCAGTAAGGAGTCGTCTTCGTTCGACGTAATGTTGTTGGACATGACAATGCCGACTTTTGACGCGGCCGAAGATGAACCGGAGGGCGGTGCACCTGAACATTTTGCGGGCCGAGATCTATTAGCGCAGATGAAGTTGAGGGCGATCACCGTGCCAACGATTGTGATCACCATGTTTGACATTCTTGGCGAAGGTGCTGGCCGCATGTCGGTCGGGGACTTGGCAAAACAACTTCAAAGGGACTTCTCCAAGACCTTTGTTGGACTCGTGCAATACAGCCAAGCAAAGGAAGGCTGGAGATCAACGCTTCGGTCGATGATTGGGAAGATCAAACGATGACGACTTTGCGAGTATTGGTGGTCGATGACGAGCACGAAAAAGTCGTTGCCATCTCGACGGAGCTCAATAAGTTGGGCCTTCCAATACACATTGAGAGCCGGACGGACGCCGCCTCTGCTCGCAGACTCCTGCAATCCGAACGGTTTGACCTGGTGTTGATCGATGTGAGCTTGCCAGATGCGCTGGATACTGGCCCGTCGCCGATGGCCGGCTTTGATTTCTATGACCTGATCAGCATCGATGATCAGATTTACATCCCACGCAGTATTTTGTTTATTACTGCGAAGGAAGATAAGTTGGAAGAATCTCGTGCAGAGGCAAATGCGCGAGGAGTTGAGCTCTGCGAGGTTCATCCAGCGTCAGAGATCTGGCGGCCCTTCCTCGCGGCCAGGGCGCGGCTCGTGTATAGGCACGTGAAGTCAGAGGGATCAACAGACGTTGACGTTGCGGTGATTACCGCAATGAGAACTCCCGAGCTCAGCGAGGTGCTTGCCCTTGACTATGGGTGGCAACGTAAAAGATTCCCGGGCGATCCATCTACGTATCACTTTGGGGTTGCGACCACTGACGGCAGGTCCATTAAAGTCGTCGCTGTAGCTGCAAGTCGAAAGGGGATGTCGGCTTCCGCGGCAGTAGCGGCAAAAGTCGCAACTAAGCTAAAACCGAAATATCTGGTGATGCTTGGTATTTGCGCAGGAATTCCTGGGAAGACCAATCTTGGTGATGTAATTGTCGCGAGCTCGACATGGGATTGGGGAAGTGGCAAGCACACGCAGGATGAGTCCGGATCTGTTGTCTTCAAGACAGGGGCACTTCAAAGCACTCTCGACCCAACGTTGCTCGAGATTGCGCGGGATGTTGGTGAGGAGCTGGAAGTTCGGCAGAAGATCCGAGCAGGCTGGACGGCAGCAATGCCCGCAGGTGAGTTCTCGGTGCACGCTGGCCCGATGGCAACGGGGGCGAGCGTTCTTGCGCACGAAGGGCTCGTGGAGGGAATCGTTGATCAGAACAGAGATGTTCTTGGAATTGAGATGGAAGCTTATGCCGTGATGGCGGCAGCGGAATCCTGTAAATGCGGCGCAATCGTTCTGAAATCAGTTTGCGACTACGCAGATGCAAGCAAGTCTGACGACTGGCAGAAATATGCGGCCTACACGAGCGCAATGTTTTTTTCGCACCTGATTGGCAAGTTGCCGCTGTAGTTGGGGCCGGGACCCGGCTTGGTTTGGTGACGACCACAAAAATCAGCACCAACACCCAACAAATCACCTGCAAGCTAAACCCCGCATCCACCCCACGGAGCACCTCCCATGCCCCTGGCCCACCCCATCACCCCCCACCTGTGGTTCGACACCCAGGCGCGCGAAGCGGCCGAGTTCTACTGCCGCGTCTTCCCGGACGCGTCAATCGATTCCGTCACCACCCTGCATGACACGCCGTCCGGCGATTGCGACATCGTCTCGTTCACGCTCGCCGGCCAGCCCTTCATGGCCATCAGCGCCGGTCCGCTCTTCCCGCTGAATCCGTCGATCTCGTTCTTCGTGCACTTCGATCCTTCGCGCGATGCCGATGCGCGCGCGCACCTCGATGCGTTGTGGGCGCAGCTGGTCGACGGCGGGCAGGCGTTGATGGCGCTGGACGCGTATCCCTTCAGCGCGCGCTACGGCTGGGTGCAGGATCGCTTCGGCGTGTCGTGGCAGTTGATGCTCGTGGATGCGGCCGCGGCGCCCAGGCCGATGATCGTGCCGTCGCTGTTGTTCACCGGCGCTGCGTACGGCCAGGCGGAGGCGGCGGGCGCGTTCTATCGTTCGGTGTTCGACGTTTCGCAGGCCGGCCTGTTGATCCCGTATCCCGCCGGCATGGACCCGGACCGCGCGGGCACGGTGATGTATTCCGACTTCCGCCTGGGCGAGCGCAACTGGTTCGCCGCGATGGACAGCGGGCACGCGCACGGGTTCGGGTTCAACGAAGCGATTTCGTTCGTCGTTCCCTGCCGCGACCAGGCGGAGATCGATCGATATTGGGCGCAGCTGTCGAGCGTGCCGGAGGCCGAGCAGTGCGGCTGGTGCAAGGATCGCTTCGGCGTGTCGTGGCAGATCGTGCCGGCGTCGATGAACGCGATCATGGCATCGGGGGATCGCGCGGTGATCGATCGTGTGACGCAGGCGTTCCTGCCGATGTGCAAGTTGGATGTTGCGAAGATCGAAGCGGCGGCGCGGGGCAACTGAGACATGACGCCCGCTGCTCGCCATCCAGCGCTGCGGTGGAGCCTCGCAGTCGGCGCTGCAACGCTATCCGCAGGGCTGCTTTGGACGCCCCTGATGGGTGCCGGCGATTTGACGGTGGCGATCATCGGCACCCTGTCGGTCGTCGCGATGGCGATCGCCTTCCGGGCCGCGTTCGGCTTTCATATGCTGTCGCTGCTCGGCGCGGTGGTGGGCTTCTGTGTCGTGCTCACCGGCCAGGGCTGGCTGCAGTCGGGCTATCTCGACCCGCTGTACGTGGGCATCGGGCTGCCCATCGCGTTCCTGTACGCAATGTGCGTCGCGATCGTCGTCTTCTATTTTTCGCGGCCATCGCCGGTGCGGTCATAGCTGTCCGAGATGCGATGCCTGAAACGCGACAAGGCCGATTCCCGCGCACCGCTCAACAGCGCCAATCCGACCAGCACCATGAGGCCACCCGGCACCCATAGCCAAAGTGGATTCTCGAGATAGAAGTAGCCGGCCGCGCCGAGTGCCGCGCCAATCGCGAGCATCAAGAATCCGGCCAGTCCCATGCGCATGTGCGAGCCCTCCCGGGTCAGGCGCCCGGTTCCGGAAAGAGGATGTGGCCGAAGCCGGATGACCTTGCGTCACGAAAGGCTTCCCCGACAACGTCGTCGCGCGCGTCGAACTGCGCGTAGTCCGTGATGGTCTTGAGGCGCTCGGTCTCCAGGCTGGCCCAGCCGAGTGCGGCGAGGGATTTGCCCGCGATGTCCTCGGCCGTGGCGTCATCGTCGGCTTGGACAAACAGCAGGGCCCCGACCTTGGTGCCGGGTGGAAAGCGTGCATGCGCCGGGCCAGAGACGAGATTCGCGCGAATGCAGATCATGGGCCTCAGCCTATCCGATCGCGCGCCTTCCACGCAGCGGCCGCCCGGGCGACCAGCGCCAGCCGATCACGCTGGTCCTCGGTGAGCGGCGCGCGCTTCGCCGTGCGCAAGAACGCATCGAACATGTAACCCGAGCGAAAGAAATACGGCCGCACTTCCAAGGAAACAGACGGTTGCTTCCATCGTGTCCGGATCGCCCGCCAGCAGGCGGTCGAACGCGCCGTCGAGTCCGCCTGGAAACGCGAGTGCGTCATAGCGGGCGTGGAAGTCAGCACACGCGGACCGCCACGCGCTTTCCTGCTCCGCGCTCTCGCCGCGATGCGCGAATGTGTCCTTGATGCGCGCGTTCAGCCGGACAATCTCCTGCGCGTTGGCCTCGATCAGCGCCTTGAAACGGTCGGCAGCGCAGGGCATCCGTTCACCACCAGTCGCGGGATGCGTCGAGCTTATGCATCCCGTGTGTGGTCCCGCAAGCAAGGTGGCGTTCCCAGCGATCGGCGGGACGGGCCAAAAAAACGCGGAACATCAGCAAGCCGAAGGACTGCCGTCCGCCGCCGAAGTAATCCGATCGCGACCAATCAGCACCCATTGTGTGAGCGCGCCCGGCACCGAGCTGACGAACAGAAACACCCAAACGAATCCCGCCGTCGCGCCCGTGCTGGGCGGCGGGTCTGACCACCCGGACATCGCCCAGAACATCCACGCCGGGACCGGTAACGCCGCCAGTGCAGCAAACACCATGGGCGACGCGATCGACGGCGCACTCTGACCCAGGAGGTACTTGCCGAATGCCTGGAACCCAATCAGCGCCACGCAACTCAGCACCGACGCGAAGATCGCCATGAACGGCAAGCTGTGAATCAGCGCGTTATCCGGAGTCCCGTCGGCACTGAAATAGTCATACGTGCACAGCAGCCAGGCTTCCGAGGCGCACGGAATCACGAGTGCGGCCGCCAGCGCCTTGCCAGCATGCGTTCGTCTTTTCGTCATGGTGCCCATCAGGTGGAAGAGGGCGCCCAGGTTGCCCGCGCCATGTGCGCGGGCAATGTCGGAAACATGAAGTCAGGGTGAGCTGCTCCTATCGAAGCGCCAACGCCGTCAGTGACGCGACCGCATCCGCCCCAACACGATCGCCATCGCCGCCGCACCCAGCGACTGCACCAGCTGCGGATGCTTGGCGTAGAAGTCGCTCATCTGCTGCACGATGCCGGGGTTGGCTTGTTCGGCCTGCGTCGCGATCTGCTGCACCTGGTCGGTGGACAGTTGCGTCGCTTGTTCCGGGCTGGAAATGCCCGCCTGCGTCAGCGCCGGATGCGTGGCGCCGCCGCCCAACGCGCCGAGCAACGTACTCAGCATCCCGGTCTTCTGCTGGTTGTCCGCGTGGCCGAACAGCTGCGCGACCATCTGCGCGAACGGCGGGGTCTGGTCGGACTGGAACGCCGCGTTCATGCCCTGGCTGAGTTCGTCGGGCGAGGCGTTCTGCGCGATCTGCTGGAACTGGTCGCGCGCTTCCGGCGGCAACGGTGCGCCGCCCTGGCCGGTGATCTGCTGGAGCAGGCTTTCGATGGGGTTGCTCATGGGTCGTCCTCTGCACCGGGGGGTGCAAGCGGCCACAGCATTGACCCCGCATCGTTCAGATCGTGCGAATGCGCACCAGGCTTCGTCACTCAGCGGCACCGATAGTCACGAACTGCAACCCGCGTGCATGCATCCGGCGGCCCAAACCGCTCCCAGGCATCCACCCACCCGATGTTGCGCGCGAGTTCGGGAAATTCCGGCAGCTGCCGCATCGGGGCATCCTCCGGCGACCAGATGCGGAACACGATGCCGGCATCGTCCTGCGACACGCGCCCGCCGAACAACGCCAGCGCGCGCGAATACTGGTGCAATCGCATCAGCGAGACGACGGCCCACGCAGGCACGACGTCAGGTTTCGTCGCCAGGCAGTCGTCGATGATCTTCAGCGCGCGCGCCTGCGCATTGGCATCGCCGCCGATGGTGCCCGCCAGCAGCGTGTCGAAGTCCACCGGGCCCGCAGTGCCGCACGGCGTCGGATTCTGCTTCCACGTCGCCGCCACCAGTTGCCGCGCCGCAGCGACATCGCCGCGCGCGCGCATGACTTCCCCCAGGCCGGCCTTGGCGAACGACAGTCCGAGCGCATCGGACTGCGTGAACAACATCTCCGCCTTGTCCAGGTCGCCCGCATACATGGACTGCGAGGCACGCCAGTTGACCGCATTCGGCAACATCGGATCGATGGCGATCGCGCGGTCCAGCTCCGCGATGCCTTGCTTCGTGTAACCGGTGACGATGAACCATTGCCCCAGGTACATGTGCGCCGACGCGTCCTGCGGTTGCATCTGCACCGCGCGATCGAGATAAGTGCGTGCCTCGGTGAAGCGCCGTTCCATGCGCCACAGTTCCAGGCCCAGCGCGTACACCGGTTCGGCCAGCGTCGGGTCCATCGCCATGGCCGCACGCGCGTGTTGCTCGGCTTGCCGACCGCGATCCGGGTCACGGACGTTCACCGTCATCTGCGCCAGCGCCAGCCGTGCATGCGCGCGCGCGAATTTCGGATCCAGCGCGATGGCCTGCTCCAGCCACGCGATCGCCTCCTTCGCATGCGCGTAGTCACGCTTGTTCATGACGTCGGTGGCGCGCAGGTACAGCTGGTAGGCCTCGGGGCTGGTGGTCGATTCGGCCACCAACTGCGACTTCTGCTCCCCGATCAACGTCACCTGCAGTGCGTCCGCGATCGCATGCGCGATCTGGTCCTGCAACTTGAAGACATCCGACAGGTCGCCGTCGAACTGCTTCGACCACAGGTGCATGCCGTCCTTGCTGCGCACGAGTTGCGCGGTGATGCGCACGCGATTGCCCTGCGTGCGCACCGATCCCTCCAGCACATGCGCGACACCCAGCGCCTGGCCGATCGTGCGCAGGTCCACGTTGCGTCCCTTGTACGAGAACGACGACGTCCGCCCCGCGACGCGCAAGTCACGGATCTGCGCGAGCGCGTTGAGGATCTCCTCCGACATGCCGTCGGAGAAATATTCCTGGTCGTGCTTCGGGCTGAGGTCGGTGAAGGCGAGCACCGCGATCGACTTGTCGTCGACGATCGGCGCGGGCTTGGCGTCGACCACCGCTTGCCCCGGCCGCACGCTGGGCTGCCCGACGAAGTACCAGCCCACAGCCAGCGCCGCGAGCCCGAGCGCGACGGCGATGACGCGCTTGTTCCCCACCGGCGACGCATCCAGCCGCATGCCCTCGGGCGTGAGGTCGAGCACCCACGTCAGCACGAGGGCGATCGGGAAGCCGAGCAACGCCATGAGGATGAAGACGCGCAGCGCCCAAGGCGGGGCGTCGAACGCGGGGAGGACGATGCTAGCCGCCTGCACGGCCACCCATGCCGACACCAGGTAGACGGCGCCGACCTTGATGACCTTGCGCCGCTTCAGTTCGGCGAACAGATTGCCGCTCATGCGTCCGTTCGTCCCCGGTCCGTCCCTGTGGTTACGCCAGAGCCGGCCGGCAACGGCCATGGCGTGAGGATCGGCCCGACGGCACCGCGTTTTGCCCACCGGGACGATGCGGCGCGCCGCCGGCCAGTGACAGGCTTTCGCGCACTCGAAGCCGGAGGAGTGCCATGTCGGATGCCAACGATGCGATGGACCAGTTCGTCCTGAATTTCCACCAGTCCCTCGACGCCCTCGAGGCCGAATACGACGCCGCGATGGCCGACGCGAAGCGCGCGGGCCCGATGGTGACGTTCGAACGCGTGCATTCCATCCGCGAACGCGGGCGCGCGCTGGAGGACCAGTTGTATGCGCTGGCGTTGCGGATCAACGGCGGCGTGGGTGCGGCGGCATTTGCACCGGACATGGAAAAGCGCGCCGCGGATGCGCGCTTCGTGTCGAAGGTGCGGCGCCTGGTGCGGGCGATGGTGGGGGATTCGGCGCGGGGGACGCGGCAGTAAGGGTGTGCGTGACGCCTGCTACGCCGTACGTTCGGCCAGCAACCACGCCACCGCCTGCACCCGGTCATCGAACTGCCGGAACACGAATCCACCCTGCGTCAGCACTTCATTCGTCTGCACCTGCACGTCGGTCGGCGCATTGACCAACGCCACGCGCGCATCGGTGGTGAATGCCAGCCGCCCCATGCGCGCGCCGAATTCCGCGACGGCCTTCGGCTCCGGCGTCGCGATCGGCCACGCCGACGTGTAATTGATCAGCAAGCGCCGGAACCCACCGGCCGGCGTCATCCGCCCCAGCGCATCGATCGTGCCGATGCGGAAGTCGTAGCTGACTTCGCCCGCGTAGCGCACTTCGATGATGTCGCTGTTCGGCAGGTACTTGATCGTACGACTGCGCGCGGGCGGCAACGCGCCCGTGTCCTGTTCGTCCATGCTGGCGACCCCCTGGTCCCGCCCCCCCTGAGGGCGTGGACGGGAGTATGCCCCCTCGGTCGGTCAGGCGCCCGTGACTGCGTCCCACGCGCGCGCATCCAGCGCTTCCAGCGTACGCAGCCGCATGTCGGCGATGGCGTAGCGCGGATCTGCGGCCTGCGCCGCCTCCGGCACGGCGATGCAGCGCATGCCCGCCGCCTTCGCCGCGATCACGCCGTTCACCGAATCCTCGAAGACCACGCAGTCGCCGGGCACGATGCCCAACATCCGCGCCGCGCTGAGGAACACCGCGGGATCCGGTTTCCCGCGCGCTTCCGATTCCGCCGAATGCACGACGTCGAACAACGCGGCGATCCCGAGCCTTTGCAACGCCGCGTGGATGATCGCGTCGGACGTCGCCGATGCGATCGCCAAACCTTCGACGCGTGATCGCGCGAAGCGCACCGCGTCGACCGCACCCGGCAATGCTTTCGCACGCGACGCCACGCGTTCGGCCACCAACGTGCCGAGGCGTTGCGCGATCTCGTCGCGCGTGGGGCCTTCCCAAGGTTGGTACTGCCACCAGTGCGCAACGACTTCATCCAACCGGAAGCCTTGCGTACTCGCCCCCATCTCCGGCGTCAGCTTGATACCGACCGACCCGAACACCTCGCACTCGGTCTCGAACCAGATCGCCTCCGAGTCGATGAGCAGTCCGTCCAGGTCGAAGATGGCGGCTCGCAGCATTTGCGCTCCCCGTTGCATGACTTTCCGAGAATTATTCCTACGCCGATCGCGCCCGACGCAGCATGCTCCCTACGTTACAACGGGTGTCCGCAAGGCAAGGGGAGCCGCGTGCCCGACACCGTCAAGGTCACCTGCATCAACACGCGCGAGTTCGGCAGCGCCGACGGGCGCATCTCGCATGTCGGCGGCTGGGGGTGGAAGTTCACCCAGGAAGAAACCATCGACCACATCGAGACCGGGCGCCTGCGCTGCTACATCAACGTGCTCGGCGAGGACGTCTGGATCGTGGTGGCCACGCGCAACGGGCGGAAATACCTGCGGACCGAGATCGACGACGAGGACTCCAACGCGCTCCTCAACCTGCCGGAGTGCCCCGCGTAGGCCAAGCGGCTGTCCGATCCCCGGGCCCGCCGCCGTTGCGTGAGGAACACCCCTCCCGCCAAGGCCCGCCCCATGTCCACGTCCATCGCCCGCCTGTCCGCCGCGCTGCTCGCCTGCGCCTTGCTCCCGGCCGGCGCGTGCATGGCGCAGCAGGCCACGCCCATGTCCGCCAAGCCGGCCGAGGCACCCGCCGCAGCCGCCGCGCCCGCGGCCGCACCGGCGCCGCCAACCGCCGCCAGTCGCTTCGCCATCCTCGACGCCAATCACGACGGCGTGCTCAGCCAGTACGAATACGACAGCGACGCGGTGCTCGAAGCGCTCGACACCAACCACGACGATCTGATTTCCGCCGACGAGTTCCAGGTGTTCCTGGGCGACAAGGCGCAGGGCGCGCCGGATGCGGCCTACCGCATCAGCATCGCGGACACCGATGGCGACGGGAAGTTATCGGACGCCGAGCTGCGCCGCGGCCTGAAGATCCGCTTCGACTGGCTCGACGCCAACAAGGACGGCAACGTGGACCTGGACGAACTGAAGGCAGGCTTCGGCGTACCGATGCTGCATTAAGCGGCGGGTTCGTCGGGCGCACCGATCTCGAGCGTGTGCGTCCAGCCCGGCAGCCCCACCTTCGCCAGGTATTTCACGAGCGCTTCGACGCCGTAATACGTGACCTTGCCGTTGGGCTGCATGTACGCCAGCGCGGACTGGTCCACCTTCAGGCCGTTCGCGCGCGCCTGCTTCGTCAGCTTCTGCAGCAGCAGCCCATTGTCGGCGTTGGTGTTGGAATCGGCGTGCGCATCGAACACCACGTAGTCGATCCAGCCGCCTTCCGTATTCTTGTCGCGCAGGTGCGCGAAGTTCACTTTCATGGTCGTGATCCTCCCGGAGGCGGCTAGCTTAATGCCGCGTGGCCGGTATCTGGGGCGCGCGCCACATCTTGAGTGCAACGACGACACCGACGAACGCGAACACCAGGCCCAGCGCGATGCTGGAGGTCAGCGTCCGTGCGCCGGCATGCAGGTCGTAGCCGATCATGATCGCGCCGATCACCAGGAAGTACATCGGGGTGAGCGACCGCAGCGAGCGCTGTGTCCCTTGCATCCGTTGGCAGTGGAGCCACAACGCGTGCGCATCGCTGACCTCCGCTTCATGCGATCCGCGGCAGGCAAGCCCGAATCCGAGATCGGCCGCGCACGCCGGGCACAGGCCCTTCGCGCAATGCTTGCATAGGCCGATGGCGGCCGTGCCGGCGTGTTGGAAGCAGTCCATCGCAGTTCCTCGATCCCGTGATCCGTCTCGTCGGCGGCTAGCCTAACGCCCGGCGCCGCGCTGCGCATGGCTCGGTACAGGGGCCGGGCGTAAAGTAGCGCCGTCGCGATCCCCCAGGAACTTGACGTTGCGAACTCCCAACGGCGGCCCCGCCCAACCCGCGCGTCGCCGCTTCGTGCAAGGCCTGGCCGCCGGCGGCGCCGTGGCCGGCCTCGGCCTGTGGCCACGCGCGAGTTACGCGCTGCAAGGCGCGGGCCTGCCTTCCGTCCTGTCCGGCACGCAGTTCGACCTGTCGATCGGCGAAACGCCGATGAACTTCACCGGCCGCACGCGCACGGCGATCACCGTCAACGGATCGTTGCCCGCGCCGCTGCTGCGCTGGCGCGAAGGCACCACGGTGGACTTGCGCGTGTCGAACGCGCTGCCGATGCATTCCGTGCATGGCCACGAGACCTCGATCCACTGGCACGGCATCCTGCTGCCCGCCAACATGGACGGCGTGCCGGGCATCAGCTTCGACGGCATCCATCGCGGCGAGACGTACGCGTATCGCTTCGACGTGAAGCAATCCGGCACGTACTGGTACCACAGCCATTCGGCGTACCAGGAACAGGTGGGGCTGTACGGCCCGCTGATCATCGATCCGATCGAACCCGCACCGTTCGCATTCGACCGCGATTACGTGGTGATGCTGACGGACTGGACGGACCTGGATCCGGCGGCGTTGTTCGCGCGCCTCAAGAAGATGCCGGGCTACGACAACTACTACAAGCGCACGCTCGGCGACTTCATGCGCGATGCGCGCCGCGATGGCCTCGCGGAAACCATCGAAGACCGCAAGCTCTGGGGCGCGATGCGCATGACGCCCACCGACCTCGCCGACGTCAACGCGAACACCTACACCTACCTGTTGAACGGCACCACGTCGCTCGGCAACTGGACGGGCCTGTTCCGTTCCGGCGAGAAGGTGCGCCTGCGTTTCATCAACGGCGCATCGATGACGTACTTCGACGTGCGCATCCCCGGCTTGAAGATGACGGTGGTCGCCGCCGATGGCCAGTACGTGCACCCGGTGACGGTCGACGAATTCCGCATCGCGACCGCGGAAACCTTCGACGTGATCGTGGAGCCCAGCGGGCAGGACGCGTTCACCATCTTCGCGCAGGACATGGGCCGCACCGGTTACGTCAGCGGCACGCTCGCCGTGCGCGAAGGCTTGCGCGCGCCGGTGCCGGCGGTGGAGGCACGGCAGATCCTGTCGATGGCGGACATGGGGCACGGTGCGGCGGCGCACGACATGGCCGGCATGGACATGGCCGGCATGGACCACGCCGCGATGGGCCACGCCGCGATGGGCCACGCAATGCCTGCCGCGCAACACCATCCCGCCAGCGAATCGCACAACCCGTTCGTCGACATGCAGGCGGCTTCGCCGACGCCGAAGCTCGACGACCCCGGCATCGGCCTGCGCGACAACGGCCGCACGGTGCTCACGTATTCGATGCTGCGCAGCGTGTTCGACGATCCAGACGGCCGCGATCCCGGCCGCGACATCGAGCTGCACCTCACCGGCCACATGGAACGCTTCACGTGGGGCTTCAACGGGCAGAAGTTCTCGCAGGCGGAACCGCTGCGGTTCAACTACGGCGAACGCCTGCGCATCGTGTTGGTCAACGACACGATGATGACGCACCCGATCCACCTGCACGGCATGTGGAGCGACCTGGAAGACGCCGACGGCAACTTCCACGTGCGCAAGCACACCATCGACATGCCGCCCGGCAGCAGGCGCAGCTATCGCGTTCGCGCCGATGCGCTCGGTGGCTGGGCATATCACTGCCACCTGCTGTTCCACATGGAAGCCGGGATGATGCGCGAAGTGCGGGTGGACGAATGAAGCGGCTCGCGCTGGCGCTCCTGTGTTGCGTCGCGCTCGATGCGATGGCGCAGGACCATTCGCATCACATGATGCCGATGCCGATGCCTGCACCCACGACGGGCGA carries:
- a CDS encoding response regulator — encoded protein: MTTLRVLVVDDEHEKVVAISTELNKLGLPIHIESRTDAASARRLLQSERFDLVLIDVSLPDALDTGPSPMAGFDFYDLISIDDQIYIPRSILFITAKEDKLEESRAEANARGVELCEVHPASEIWRPFLAARARLVYRHVKSEGSTDVDVAVITAMRTPELSEVLALDYGWQRKRFPGDPSTYHFGVATTDGRSIKVVAVAASRKGMSASAAVAAKVATKLKPKYLVMLGICAGIPGKTNLGDVIVASSTWDWGSGKHTQDESGSVVFKTGALQSTLDPTLLEIARDVGEELEVRQKIRAGWTAAMPAGEFSVHAGPMATGASVLAHEGLVEGIVDQNRDVLGIEMEAYAVMAAAESCKCGAIVLKSVCDYADASKSDDWQKYAAYTSAMFFSHLIGKLPL
- a CDS encoding VOC family protein → MPLAHPITPHLWFDTQAREAAEFYCRVFPDASIDSVTTLHDTPSGDCDIVSFTLAGQPFMAISAGPLFPLNPSISFFVHFDPSRDADARAHLDALWAQLVDGGQALMALDAYPFSARYGWVQDRFGVSWQLMLVDAAAAPRPMIVPSLLFTGAAYGQAEAAGAFYRSVFDVSQAGLLIPYPAGMDPDRAGTVMYSDFRLGERNWFAAMDSGHAHGFGFNEAISFVVPCRDQAEIDRYWAQLSSVPEAEQCGWCKDRFGVSWQIVPASMNAIMASGDRAVIDRVTQAFLPMCKLDVAKIEAAARGN
- the hxpB gene encoding hexitol phosphatase HxpB codes for the protein MLRAAIFDLDGLLIDSEAIWFETECEVFGSVGIKLTPEMGASTQGFRLDEVVAHWWQYQPWEGPTRDEIAQRLGTLVAERVASRAKALPGAVDAVRFARSRVEGLAIASATSDAIIHAALQRLGIAALFDVVHSAESEARGKPDPAVFLSAARMLGIVPGDCVVFEDSVNGVIAAKAAGMRCIAVPEAAQAADPRYAIADMRLRTLEALDARAWDAVTGA
- a CDS encoding DUF3892 domain-containing protein is translated as MPDTVKVTCINTREFGSADGRISHVGGWGWKFTQEETIDHIETGRLRCYINVLGEDVWIVVATRNGRKYLRTEIDDEDSNALLNLPECPA
- a CDS encoding EF-hand domain-containing protein, which produces MSTSIARLSAALLACALLPAGACMAQQATPMSAKPAEAPAAAAAPAAAPAPPTAASRFAILDANHDGVLSQYEYDSDAVLEALDTNHDDLISADEFQVFLGDKAQGAPDAAYRISIADTDGDGKLSDAELRRGLKIRFDWLDANKDGNVDLDELKAGFGVPMLH
- a CDS encoding copper resistance system multicopper oxidase; its protein translation is MTLRTPNGGPAQPARRRFVQGLAAGGAVAGLGLWPRASYALQGAGLPSVLSGTQFDLSIGETPMNFTGRTRTAITVNGSLPAPLLRWREGTTVDLRVSNALPMHSVHGHETSIHWHGILLPANMDGVPGISFDGIHRGETYAYRFDVKQSGTYWYHSHSAYQEQVGLYGPLIIDPIEPAPFAFDRDYVVMLTDWTDLDPAALFARLKKMPGYDNYYKRTLGDFMRDARRDGLAETIEDRKLWGAMRMTPTDLADVNANTYTYLLNGTTSLGNWTGLFRSGEKVRLRFINGASMTYFDVRIPGLKMTVVAADGQYVHPVTVDEFRIATAETFDVIVEPSGQDAFTIFAQDMGRTGYVSGTLAVREGLRAPVPAVEARQILSMADMGHGAAAHDMAGMDMAGMDHAAMGHAAMGHAMPAAQHHPASESHNPFVDMQAASPTPKLDDPGIGLRDNGRTVLTYSMLRSVFDDPDGRDPGRDIELHLTGHMERFTWGFNGQKFSQAEPLRFNYGERLRIVLVNDTMMTHPIHLHGMWSDLEDADGNFHVRKHTIDMPPGSRRSYRVRADALGGWAYHCHLLFHMEAGMMREVRVDE